A region of Culicoides brevitarsis isolate CSIRO-B50_1 chromosome 1, AGI_CSIRO_Cbre_v1, whole genome shotgun sequence DNA encodes the following proteins:
- the LOC134836745 gene encoding signal peptidase complex subunit 2, whose product MAGEKAKKNDKQEETELLKINKWDGAAAKHAVDDTVKNALLKKPNCKENFNIIDGRLFICALAVGVALVALAYDYKYAFPQSREVLIICVCSYFVLMGVLTLYTTFVEKGIFAVANQDDGTTKRTWTASSDMKKYDDKYILSLQVKDSKGIREATITKSVANFIDTNGVVLEDVIANELNRLYNSISVEKKDK is encoded by the exons ATGGCTGGAGAGAAGGCTAAGAAGAACGACAAGCAAGAGGAAACGGAG ttgCTCAAAATCAACAAATGGGACGGAGCAGCAGCCAAACATGCCGTAGATGACACCGTGAAAAATGCTTTGCTCAAGAAACCAAACTGCAAGGAGAACTTTAACATCATCGATGGACGATTGTTTATCTGTGCATTGGCAGTCGGTGTTGCCCTTGTTGCATTAGCTTACGATTACAAATATGCATTCCCACAATCGCg aGAAGTTTTAATCATCTGCGTTTGTTCGTATTTTGTACTTATGGGTGTCCTCACGCTTTACACAACGTTCGTGGAGAAGGGAATTTTCGCTGTAGCAAACCAAGATGATGGCACAACTAAGAGAACGTGGACCGCGAGCTCAGATATGAAAAAGTACGATGACAAGTACATTTTGTCGTTGCAAGTGAAAGACTCCAAGGGCATTCGGGAAGCAACAATCACAAAATCCGTAGCTAATTTTATCGATACGAATGGCGTTGTGCTGGAAGATGTTATCGCGAACGAATTGAACAGACTGTACAACTCCATTAGCGTGGAGAAGAAGGATAAATGA
- the LOC134837347 gene encoding LOW QUALITY PROTEIN: serine/threonine-protein kinase Nek8-like (The sequence of the model RefSeq protein was modified relative to this genomic sequence to represent the inferred CDS: inserted 1 base in 1 codon), protein MSMGRNQVHPHEWESISLETKANTAPVASTSNDLDASTSSGFRRFRDIILETETNIDDVNLLEIPEYRRVKVVGQGSFGIAVLYEKKHDSSLVVIKQINLSDLAAVEREMAMNEVEVFSKLHHPNIIQYFDSFIRHETLLIEMEYADGGTLASLIAERDPNNKFPERYVLTILEQITSAVNYMHSQNIIHRDLKTANIFLNQKGQVKLGDFGISKIINTKIVAQTILGTPYYFSPEMCEGRNYDEKSDIWAIGCVLGEMCCLQKAFSAQNLSELVHKIMTGQYNPIPRGYSDGLRYLTKLMFKIHPLDRPSAKEVLQYWIPFIHRSLGKGNGYSYETTPNTPSVEQEIPGATIEMETRDMMEKMNESTATMDKKVPVERSVLYQLKSFGSSTSMLPIQLPTRGKIKCVSTSENHFIAVMTDGRVFTWGEGNQGQLGHNCVDTWKHYPTRVDALENLVVVGACAGEAFSIFWTEDGXVYSCGDNSNGCLGHGNDELQLLVPKKIEHLKNVKVIQVVCGTSHVLCRTSENDIYKWGSSNVGALGFGNQTTMLRVPNRLLSSQMMQNICDIKCGPDCSFILNKMGEVYCCGSNSHNKLGFGKNTEKVTAFRKMTIFGNSKVTDLSASTTHAAYIIEGGYVAVLGSNNYGQRALPLDAKLPEANIVKSIDRRFITLVKCSPSGTLALTEDHHILFWGTRYGIPENDDDDPKNDIESLGNSTTAFTNFLASVYKSETIVEPQEILACYSSKDQLAKGYYVLLENVFPLPYSTLVLVETTCPLGS, encoded by the exons ATGTCGATGGGTCGCAATCAAGTCCATCCGCATGAGTGGGAATCAATTTCGCTCGAAACAAAGGCAAATACCGCTCCAGTCGCCTCTACAAGCAATGACCTCGATGCCTCAACGTCTTCCGGGTTCAGGCGTTTCCGTGATATCATTCTCGAAACGGAAACAAACATCGATGACGTAAATCTCTTGGAAATTCCGGAATATCGCAGAGTAAAAGTTGTGGGACAAGGATCATTTGGCATCGCTGTGTTGTATGAGAAAAAGCATGATAGCTCACTTGTCgtcataaaacaaattaatttgtcGGATTTGGCAGCAGTGGAACGTGAAATGGCTATGAATGAAGTAGAAGTGTTCTCGAAACTTCATCATCCGAACATCATTCAATATTTCGATAGCTTTATACGACACGAAACCCTTTTGATTGAAATGGAATATGCCGATGGCGGGACACTGGCATCATTAATTGCGGAAAGAGATCCAAATAACAAATTTCCCGAACGCTATGTTCTCACAATTCTCGAACAAATAACGAGTGCCGTTAATTACATGCACTCGCAGAACATCATTCATCGCGATTTGAAAACAGCCAATATCTTCCTTAATCAAAAGGGACAGGTAAAACTTGGCGATTTTGGCATTTCCAAGATAATTAACACGAAAATTGTTGCGCAAACGATTCTCGGTACTCCGTATTACTTTTCGCCGGAAATGTGCGAGGGACGTAATTACGatgaaaaaagtgacatttgGGCGATTGGATGTGTCCTCGGTGAAATGTGTTGCCTACAAAAGGCATTTTCGGCGCAAAATTTATCGGAACTCGTACACAAAATCATGACAGGTCAATATAATCCCATTCCGCGAGGTTATTCCGATGGATTGCGTTACTTAACTAAACTAATGTTCAAAATTCATCCGCTTGATCGACCGTCGGCGAAAGAAGTTTTGCAATATTGGATCCCGTTTATTCATCGCAGTTTGGGAAAGGGAAACGGATATTCGTATGAAACAACTCCCAATACTCCGTCGGTCGAACAAGAAATTCCCGGTGCAACAATTGAAATGGAAACGCGTGACATGATGGAGAAAATGAACGAATCTACGGCGACAATGGACAAAAAAGTGCCTGTCGAACGCTCTGTTTTGTATCAATTGAAGTCATTCGGATCAAGTACGTCAATGTTGCCGATTCAGCTGCCAACAAGAGGAAAAATCAAGTGTGTGAGTACGAGTGAGAACCATTTCATTGCTGTGATGACTGATGGTCGTGTTTTTACCTGGGGCGAGGGAAATCAAGGACAACTTGGTCACAATTGTGTCGATACGTGGAAACATTATCCGACGAGAGTTGATGCTTTGGAAAATCTTGTTGTAGTTgg AGCATGTGCAGGTGAAGCTTTCTCCATTTTCTGGACAGAAGACG GTGTTTACAGTTGCGGCGACAACTCCAACGGATGCCTGGGACACGGTAATGATGAGTTACAGTTACTGGTTCCAAAGAAAATTGAACacctgaaaaatgtaaaagtcaTCCAAGTTGTGTGTGGAACGAGTCACGTACTTTGTCGCACGTCCGAGAATGATATTTATAAATGGGGCTCGAGCAATGTCGGGGCATTGGGATTTGGCAATCAGACGACGATGCTACGAGTTCCAAATCGATTACTCAGCTCACAAATGATGCAAAATATATGTGATATCAAATGTGGACCTGATTGCTCGTTCATTCTCAATAAAATGGGAGAAGTTTATTGTTGTGGCAGTAATTCTCATAACAAACTTGGATTCGGGAAAAATACCGAAAAGGTCACCgctttt cgaaaaatgACCATCTTCGGTAATTCAAAAGTAACGGATCTAAGTGCTTCCACAACTCATGCGGCATACA TTATTGAAGGAGGTTATGTCGCGGTATTGGGCAGCAATAATTACGGTCAACGAGCTCTCCCATTAGACGCAAAATTACCTGAAGCTAATATCGTCAAATCAATAGACCGTCGTTTTATCACTCTCGTAAAATGTAGTCCGTCAGGTACGCTCGCATTAACGGAAGATCATCACATATTATTTTGGGGCACGCGTTATGGCATACcggaaaatgatgatgatgacccaaaaaatgacattgaaTCGTTAGGCAACAGCACGACGGCATTTACAAACTTTTTGGCGTCTGTTTATAAGTCAGAAACTATTGTTGAGCCACAGGAAATTTTagc cTGTTATTCATCGAAGGATCAACTTGCAAAAGGATATTATGTGTTATTAGAAAATGTGTTTCCGCTTCCTTATAGCACTTTGGTACTTGTTGAGACAACATGTCCTCTTGGATCGTAA